From Alloacidobacterium dinghuense:
TTACGCTCGCCGTCGGCGGCGTGGGCATCATGAACATCATGCTCGCAACCGTACGTTCGCGCATTCGCGAAATCGGGATTCGCAAAGCGCTAGGCGCCACCGCCCGAGAAATCAAGCTTCAGTTCCTGATTGAAGCCATCTTCATCTCGCTCAGCGGAGGCATCGTCGGAACGGTGTTGGGTCTCGCGATTCCTATATCCATCCGTGTCTTAACCGACTATAGAATCCCGATCGGTGGCTGGTCCATCATCATCGCGCTGGCGACCTCGACGCTGGTCGGCGTGATTTTCGGAACGCTGCCTGCAAATCGCGCCGCGCAGCTTGACCCTGTCGAATCGCTCAAATACGAGTAGCCGCGAATAGTTGAGAAATGGCCAGCATTGCTGGCCATCTACGCGTTACTTGAGCTGTGTGTTTGGCGGAATGACAGCAATTGCCATCTGGAGCTGCGTACCGTCGTCGAGATGAACGTTCTTCTTCTTTGCGGTGAACACCCCTGAATCGGACTGATGGATATCGCTCTGGAGTTGGACGCCGGCAATGCCCTGCTGCGCAGGCTGCGGTTGCGAGGAATCTGACGCGCTTGGCGCCATACTCGGCGCAGGCTGCGACTGAGCCGGCTGCATTCCTCCCCCTGAGCCACTTGGCGCTGATGGCGCTGGAGAGCTAGGCATCGATGGAGTACCGCCCGCAGCAGAAGCGCTTTCCTGATTTCTCATCGCGCTTGGCGGAGGGGCAATCTGCATGATGGTGACCTTGATGGCGAGCTGCTGTCCATTCTTCAGCTGAGCTTTATCAAAGGTCACCTGCACCGAAGAATCGCCTTTATTCTCAGATGGCTGCACCTGGTCAATCCGACCCAGCAAAACGGTATTCTTTGGCAAATCCACCGAGTCCGGGATCTTCACATCATCCTGCAGCTTGGCCGTTACAGCATCGCCCTGCTTCGCTTTCTTGGCATCAATCCCCTTACTCAGCGACGCGCGAGCACCTACCATGTCGATCTTTTTTTCTGGAGCGCTATCCGTCGTCGCAGGGGCGGATGATGCATCCTGGGCGCGTCCGGCAATTGGACACACAGCCAACGCCAGCACGGCGGTCAGAATCCAGGCATTTTTCATTTCCTTCATCGACCGATCTCCTTTCAAGAACCCTTCTTTGTGGGAACACCTACGAGCGGGATTGCGTTGCCTAGACAGAAAGAAAGCACTCACGACATGAACTGAAGGTGGGCGTAAATGACGAAATAGAAACGGCTTCGAGTCGTGTCACGAAATCAGCAAGGTGGAATCGCCGCAATCAGGGCCCGAAAAGAGGTAGCCTATTGCGTCGCTCGTCAGCGAACGTCTGTATTGGCCGGGATTACTGCAATGGCAAGCTGGATTAGCGTGCCGCCCGACAGTTGAATATTGCGGCGTTTCGAAGTGAAGGTTCCCGAGACGGCATCATGGATGTCACTTTTCAACTCAACTCCCGCAATTTGGCATGCTGGCTGATTCGTCGGCTCGGAACTACTTGCCTGTCCGGTTGGAGCCGCCATTGGAGTGGAACCGCTGGGAGTCCTTGTGCCGGTAACTCCGCTCTGAGACGCCATCGGCATGTGAGGCTCCAGCGAAGGACTGGCCTGATCGGTAAGAGTAGCCGGAGGCGATACCCGAATGATCGTGGCTTTGACGGGGATTTGCTGACCGTTTTTTAGTTGCGCCTTGTCAAAAGTGACCTGAATCATTGAGTCGCCTTTGTCCACCGATGGCTGGACCTGGTCTACATGGCCAACCAGCACTGTGTTCCCGGGCAGGCTGGGTGCGTCAGGAATCTTCACCTCTTCCATCAGTTTCAGGATCACAAGATCGCCTGGCCTGGCTTTTTTCGTATCCAGGTCTTTGCTGAGCCACGTGCGTGCGCTGACCATGTTTATGCGTCCGGTTGTATTGCCGGAGGCATCTTGACCATGCGCGACCGCGGGACTGAGGAGGATGGCGATCATAGCCGCGAACGGAAACAGATAGCTTTTCTTCATGGGAATACCCCCTTGCTCGCTTCAAGTCAGGCGGCTCTGCGCCGGGGTTTTGGCGCACAATCCGGCTTCATTCAACCGCTGCTGATAAGATATGTAAAGGAATAAGTTCCTGCTGCCTCCCCAACCCAGCCAGGCGGCAACCCACAAAATTTACCTACACCGGTTTACGAAGAGAAGAGGAAACCTGCGCCCATGAGCACCACGATTCGCAATATCGCCATCATCGCCCACGTCGACCATGGCAAAACCACGCTCGTGGACGCCATGCTGCGACAGGCGGGAACTTTCCGCGCCAATGAGGCGGTTGCCGAGCGCGTAATGGACTCCAACGATCTCGAACGTGAGCGCGGCATCACGATTCTGGCCAAGAACACGGCAATCTATTACCAGGATTCAAAAATCAACATCGTCGATACGCCAGGCCACGCCGATTTTGGCGGCGAGGTCGAACGCGCCCTGAAAATGGTCGACGGCGTCATTCTGCTTGTCGATGCCTCGGAAGGTCCACTGCCACAGACGCGCTACGTTCTTTCCAAGGCGCTCGAAGCAAAGCTGCAGCCCATCCTGGTCATCAACAAAATCGACCGGCCCGATGCGCGTCCGCAGGAAGTGCTCAACGAAGTGTATGACCTGTTTATCGACCTCGACGCGACCGAAGACCAGCTGGATTTCCCGGTACTCTACACCAACGGCAAACTTGGTCTGGCCAGCACGGAAATCGGCAAGCCGGGCGCGGATCTGCAACCGCTCTTTGAAACCATCCTGAGCACCATTCCACCAGCAAGCGGCGATGCGGATGGGGAGTTGCAAATTCTTGTTACGAATCTCGATTACTCCGATTATCTTGGTCGCCTTGCGATTGCCCGTGTTTTTAATGGAACACTGCGTACCGGCGACGAGGTCAATATTTCGAAGCGAGACGGCTCGTTGCAGAAGACACGCATCACCAAACTGTTCAGCTTCGCCGGGCTGAAGCGGGTAGACATCGAGGCGACCGAGATCGGTGACATCGTCGCCGTGGCCGGCGTTGAAGGCATCACCATTGGCGAAACCATCACGGGCATTGAGAATCCTGCGCCGCTTCCGGCCATTGTGATCGACGAGCCGACGATTGCCATCCAGTTTTCTGTCAATAACTCTCCCTTTGCCGGTCGCGAAGGCCAGTTTGTAACTTCGCGCAATCTGCGTGAGCGTCTCGAGAAGGAACTGCTCACCAACGTGTCCATTCGCGTTGAAGATACAGGCAGCCCGGACAGCTTCAAGGTGATGGGACGCGGCGAATTGCAGCTTGCCATCCTGATCGAAATGATGCGCCGCGAAGGCTACGAGATGATGGTGGGCCGTCCGGAGATTGTGACGCGCACGATTGACGGCAAGGTGATGGAACCGGTGGAACATCTCACCATCGACATTCCGGAGACCTTTATCGGCACTGTTATCGAGCGCCTCGGGCCTCGCAAGGGCGAGATGACCAAGATGCACAATCACGGCTCGGGTCGCGTGCGGCTTGAATTCCGCGTGCCCAGCCGCGGGCTGATCGGACTGCGCAGCGAAATGCTCACCGAAACGCGCGGCACGATCGTGATGAATTCGCTCTTCGACGGATACATTCCGTACCAGGGCGAGATTCCGCAGCGCCTTACCGGCGCGCTCATCTCCGATCGCGCCGGAACAGTCACGGCCTACGCGCTCGACAGCTTGCAGGACCGCGGCGTGCTCTTCGTGCAACCGGGAGCTGAAGCATACGAAGGGATGGTTGTCGGCGAGCACTCTCGCGACAACGATCTTGACGTAAACGCGGTTCGCGAGAAAAAGCTCACCAACATGCGCGCCTCCAGCGCAGATGATGCGATTCGGCTAGCGCCGCCACGTTTGTTGAATCTTGAGCAGTCGATCGAATTCATTGCCGATGATGAATTGGTCGAGGTCACGCCGAAATCGCTGCGCCTGCGCAAAAAGATTTTGCAGGCGAACCGGCGTCCCAAGCGGCATGCGGTGCCGGTTGCGCAGTAGGTCGCGTTCAGGATTTTTAGCTGGAGCAACCGGACCGGCTGCTCCAGTTCTTCCCACGGAGTTTTCCATATCTCTGGCCTGCGATCTGAGCCCTTAGCTCTGCTTGTGTTACTGTTTTGGAAAGAGCAGTTTGGGCATGCTTGCCTTTCGCTGCCCACTCGAAACGCATGTCGCATCAGCCGAACCTGTTTTCGTCCAACGCACCACACGGCTCGGCCGAACCTGCTCCGAAACCTGCGCCACAATTACTGGTCGAGCAACATCGCACACCGGTCTGGCTGCGGCGGGTCGATCTTTTCCTGCGTGTTGTTGTGCGGCTCTACCTCGGCCTGCTTGTGGTGGCGTTGCCGTGGACGCATCTGTGGGACGAAAATCATCTCTTCAGCCTTATTCCGCAGATCGCGTGGTTCACGGCAAACGGGGTTGTTCGCGGTATCGTCTCGGGGCTGGGGCTGCTGAATATCTGGATCGCGGTCAGCGATGCGATCGAGTATCGTGAACCTTAAACACTGATGACGGACAAGAACCCATCTCCGCTGGCGATCGCGGCACTGGCATATGAAAACCCAGCCTTCCTGAATAGCCCTGAGGGCCGTATCATTCGCATCCTTTCCGAATATTCCGAACCGTTGTCACGATTCCGCCGCGAGCGGGTTCAGGACACGGTCGTTTTCTTCGGGTCAGCCCGTTTTCGCGCGCTCGACGAGGCGAATCGCGATCTCGAACTACTGGAGAACACGGGCTCGCAACAACCCGCTCCACCGGAAGAGCAGCCGGCGAACGAGCAGGAACTGGAACAGGGTGAGA
This genomic window contains:
- the typA gene encoding translational GTPase TypA, giving the protein MSTTIRNIAIIAHVDHGKTTLVDAMLRQAGTFRANEAVAERVMDSNDLERERGITILAKNTAIYYQDSKINIVDTPGHADFGGEVERALKMVDGVILLVDASEGPLPQTRYVLSKALEAKLQPILVINKIDRPDARPQEVLNEVYDLFIDLDATEDQLDFPVLYTNGKLGLASTEIGKPGADLQPLFETILSTIPPASGDADGELQILVTNLDYSDYLGRLAIARVFNGTLRTGDEVNISKRDGSLQKTRITKLFSFAGLKRVDIEATEIGDIVAVAGVEGITIGETITGIENPAPLPAIVIDEPTIAIQFSVNNSPFAGREGQFVTSRNLRERLEKELLTNVSIRVEDTGSPDSFKVMGRGELQLAILIEMMRREGYEMMVGRPEIVTRTIDGKVMEPVEHLTIDIPETFIGTVIERLGPRKGEMTKMHNHGSGRVRLEFRVPSRGLIGLRSEMLTETRGTIVMNSLFDGYIPYQGEIPQRLTGALISDRAGTVTAYALDSLQDRGVLFVQPGAEAYEGMVVGEHSRDNDLDVNAVREKKLTNMRASSADDAIRLAPPRLLNLEQSIEFIADDELVEVTPKSLRLRKKILQANRRPKRHAVPVAQ